tttctttatttgatttacttCTTAAAGGATATCACATTATTGGCAAAAAAGGAATTCAGTTTTTGGAACTGTAAGAAAGAAACAAAGAAAGGaataaagaaagaaataaagggagaaataaagaaataaagaaataaagaaataaagaaataaagaaaaaaagaaataaagaaataaagaaagaaataaagaaataaagaaataaagaaagaaagaaagaaagaaagaaagaaagaaagaaagaaagaaagaaagaaagaaagaaagaaagaaagaaagaaagaaagaaacaaagaaagaaagaaagaaagaaacaaagaaagaaagaaagaaagaaagaaaaaaagaaagaaagaaagaaagaaaaaaagaaagaaagaaagaaagaaagaaagaaagaaagaaggaaagaaagaaagaaggaaagaaagaaagaagggaggaaataaagaaataaacatggaaagaaataaagaaataaagaaagaaagaaagaaataaaaaaataaagaaagaaagaaagaaagaagagggaagaaagaaagaagagggaagaaagaaagaagagGAAGTAAGTAAAGAAATAaggaaagaaagaaagaaagaaagaaagaaagaaagaaagaaagaaagaaagaaagaaagaaataagGAAAGAAATAaggaaagaaagaaagagagaaagaaaaaagagaTAGAAGGAAAGAAAAGGAagtatttaaagaaaaaaagtaaaaaattaagaaaatttatttaagaaattaaaagGGAGATTAAAAGATTTGATGGAAGAAGGAAAGgtgtaaaaaagaaatttggagataaaaaaaggaaaaggaaaagaaaaagaaaagaaaagaaaagaaaaaagaaaaagaaaaggttaaaaagaaaagaaaagagaaaaagaaaataagaAATAGAATAggaataaatgaaaaataaaattaaaaagaaaaaagaagaCAGTAGAGAAATGAAATaggataaaaaaagaaaagaaagaagaaaaagaagaaaataaagaataggTTTTGgaggggaaaaaaaaagggaaatgaaaaaaaaaatttgagagaaaaaaaagagttgTTCAGATGATAACCAGGGATGGAGTACAGAGGGATAGAGATAttgagaaataaaaatagagtagagagagagagagagagataGGGAGGAATAAGGATTGGGTGGAGAAAAGTAGGAAATGATGGAAAAAGAATAAGATAAAGAGAGTATAGATAGAGGATAGGAATAGAAAATAAAGGATAGGTTAGAGGTCGAATAGAAGAAAGAGGTTGGgaaattttgaataataaaagaaactCCTATTCTATAaaacttatttattttttttttttttttctttttttttttttttttttttatttttttttttttttttgtattttttttttttttttatttatttatttgtttttttttttttttattattcttttttatatctttttatttctttcaaaaatatatatatatgaatatatatattttcaaaaaaaaaaaaagaaaagaaagacaacaaatttacaaaaaataaaataaaattttacacATAAAATAAAGTATGGGGGGTTTACtagttttgtttttaatttcatttaacttttatttatttatttatttatttattttaaatcaaaaaaatcaacattCTTCAGGTTCATCAATCTTTAAGAAATACCCAATTCCAAAGTAGGAAATTATTCATCAAAAACGTCAACGCATCCTATCACCCGAACTCTTTGGCATTgtccaatttttttatttttttattttttttttttattttttttttttaagttttaatttatactGTTTACATTAAAATAGCttaaaccaaaaataattcaaaaaattaaattgttaatttttatattttgaaatttaataacCAAAACcgaaatgaaaattaaatatatataaaaaaaaaaaaaaaataaaaaaaaaaagttttgacCCAAAGTAATTTCctattccaaaaaaaaaaaaaaaaaaaaaaaaacttgttttaaaattgagaGTTAGTAGtatccattttttaaattttctatattatatatatatatataataaatttatgagtaaaatatataaatatatattaaattattggcaaatattttataataaatgattttatatataaataaatattatttgtatatatatatatatatatatttataaattatataatgattattattagtagtattattattattattattattaatattataattgaaataagtttttttaaatttttttctctttaaatagcttaaaaaattaaaaaaaaaaaagttaaaaaataaataaaattaaaaattaaataaaaataaaatattattaaaataaaagggGTGGGTTGATCATTATCATAAAacagataataaaaatttaataaaaataaaagaaaaatgtaatttttttgtCTTTAATAATCTAAAACATTACCAGATATCAAAAATAATCCAATTCAATTAACTTTtggatttataaaataaaaataaaaataaaaaaataaaaaaaataaaataaaaaattaataataataatttataatgaataaatataattttaatgtaaTATGTCACTACATAATAttgaaagtttatttttaaattattaggGTTAACACACTcctttatataaaaaaaaaaaaaggttcggttaaaattttaattttttttttttacttgtaAAAATATACCATATAGAGACATTCTAGGggtatattaaaaataaatctttttttttcaattgttttattttttttttaaccaaacttataaaaaaaaaaaaacaaaacaaaacattaaaaaaaaaaaaaaaacaaaacaaaacaaaacatcAAACTTTataacaaaacaaaaataaaataaaaaaaaaaaaaaaaaaaaaaaaaaaaaattccggATAAacgtttttttaattttttaaattttaataattttttaataaaaatttttttttttttttgggaacaaacaaataatagaTTATAAATTTCCATTAAAAGGCGaggattaaaataaattttgggaatattaaaaaaaggttaaaaaaaaaggcctcaaaacttttaaaataaaaaaaatttaaaaaaaaaaaaaaaaaaaaaaaattttaaattttcttaattaattaattaaaataattgctCACTACTCCATTTATCATgtcaatattttaaaagaaaaaaatcaagaaaaaaaaggatttttgTTGACAATTctgaaaaaattttgataactttaaagtttttggttttgtttattgtttattgtttattgtttattgttatttattttccatatttctattttttttaaaaaagtttttattattattgttcacatttttatttaaattatacatttttggaaatttctttttttatactttttgCTACTATGATgacaataattaattatttatgtGGTGGATTATGAGGTTTATGTGATTCtctttttatgtttttttcattaaaaaatatatatcatTTAATCTGGTGcatattctttaaattttaaagggacaatatttttgaaaaaaaaaaaaaaaattaaaaaataatattaaaataaaaataaaaaataaaaataattaaaaaagaaataaaaaaataaaattaaataaaataattaattaaaaattttatttagagTAGAATGATAATTACAATTatcatatttttaaattattaaatgggggttctatttttatttatttattatttttttttttattaatataatatttattattgtcaacaataagtttttttttttttttttattcttttttttttttgatcaattttCTTAGTATCTTTATTGGGAAGatatgtattttttaattaaattttttttaacatcctaatcaaataatttcattaattggctttttttcaatattacatAATTAACAAGAATTGATACACATGAAATCAtttgtttataatttttttttatttttattttattttttttttttaataaaattatttgaaaccCCCAATCAAATATAGTTTtcatagtttaaaaaaaaaaaaacaaacaaaattgttttaaattttaaaatacacTTGCTTTTAACACAAAGTTTGAAAGGACGTAAATTTGTCggaattattttcaaagagAGAGATTAACAAtagtttaaattataatccCAATCTAGCATGTTTGCGTGttgattttttgtttttatattttgtgtgtgtttattttaaaattttaaaccattaatttattttttgtataaaATAGTGTTTTTGTGTTTAGTGTGTCTTTGTGGTTTTGgggttattttttaaaaaaaaatgataaaaaagtaatatgTTACATCGGtcaaaaataacaataatcattttttaaatgtaatctattaagttttttaattttttaattttttattttattttattttagaaaaaaaaaaaataaaaaaaaaaaataaaaagaaaatgaaagaaGGAAATTGAAATAGGGGTAATATATACagatatataattttaaaataaaaaaaaaaaaaaaagacaataaattaaaacaaaaaataataaaataataaaaataataataataatgaaaaatgataatagatTAGctgataataacaacaataataataaaaataataaaaataataatattaaaataaaaataatataaacacAAATACCACACTTCAATAACACCTACCcctttatatattaatataattatataatttaatttaaataatataaaataaacattttaataataataataaaaataataataattaaatattataaaaaataaaaaattaattaaaaaaaaataaaaaaattttagtataaattaaaattgaaaaaaaattttttaaatcattcaatcaaacaaacaaaaaacaacaatttaaaaaaacaataatttataGTAAagtaaaaacaattaaagaatcactaattgtttttttctcCTCCTCACTATAAAttccaatatttttttttaaattaatttccagcttttctgtttttttacACAATCACAACCAACCCTATATCATTACTACCAACCCTATACCATTACAatcttatttattaaataattattatttgttgtattattttagtgtatatttgttgatttaatatttattagcaagtaacaaacaaaaaaaaaaaataatgtattATCGTAAATTTGTATTCCTTTTATTAACACTTTGTGTTTTTGGTCAAAGTTTTGTCCAATCCCGTACTGTAACACTTGATGGAACTTCTTGTGGTAAATGCCAATTGGAGTCAATGATTTCATCATTAGCTGGTGGTGCTTTAAGCTCacttgatgatgttgttatCAAAGGTGTCCCAAATGCTGTCTACACAATCGCAAAACCAGTTCTCTGTCGTGCAATGAATATTACAAGTGGTACTGTCAATTTAGCATCAACTATTGATTTAAGAGGTAACTTATGGATTGCATCAGGTGCAAGCATGATCATCACTGGTGCCATTAAAAGTGTTTCCAATGTTTTCGTCACTGTTGATGGTATCGTTACAGTTAGAGGTGGTGCATCTTTAATTGCCAACTTAAACGttaatggtaaattaaatattgaagcAGGTTCATTGACTGTCAATGGTTTCATTGCAAGTGCAACTGCCTTACCAATTGTTTCAGGTGCAGGTCAATTAATCAACAATGGTAAATGTATTTATAATGCAGTCCCAACCATCCTTGGAACTGGTCAATTCATTGTCAATGGTGCCACTCAATTATCAAAAGGTATCACTTGTCAAGACAAAGCAATCCTCTCCATTGCATCAAAAGCAACTGTTGATATCCTTGCCAACTCAATCTTTGCCGCTCCAATTGCAATTGCAAGCAAtgctgaaattaaattaaccaGTGGTAACCATGTATTCAATGGTGTAAATGGTGCAACCAACTCCATCATGACCATCGTAAATGGTGCAGTCTCATTAAATGCCCCAAGTACCTGTCACACTGTTGACCTCACTGGTGCTGGTTCAATCTTAGTTAACTCCAACTCTGTCATCAACACAATTAAAGCCGCAGCAACTGCTCAAGTTAACGTTGCCAAAGCTGGTCTCCTCAACATTAATGGTATTGCTGATATTAAAGCCATCCTCAACTTAAAAGATACTGCCAACGTTGTCGTCGCTGCCAAAGCCACTGCTAACCTCTTAGGTGGTGTTAATGCTATTGCTCAATCACAAATTCAAGCTATGGATAGCTCTATCCTCAACATGGGTAAAACCTGTACTCTCTCACAACCAATCATCATGGGTAAACAAGCTGTTATGAACGCAATGGAAGGTACTCACTCATGGACTCAAGGTATCACCTCCCAAGTTAACTCTATCATCAACATCggttcaaaatcaaatatcaTCGCCAACAAAGATTGTAAATTCGGTATCCTCAACCTTGCAACTGGTTCAAATGTAAACATCAACTCTGGTACAACCATCGTCCAAGGTGCCCTCACAACTGCTTCAAACTCTGCCCTCGCTGTTACCAACGCTGTCCTCAACTTAAAAGCAACCTCTGTTATTAAATCTGCCTTATCCATCAATGCTCAAGCAAAAGCAATCTTTGATAGCAAAGTTGACCTCTTAGCCGGTATCACCACTCATATTGATTCAACCATCGATATTAACCATAACGTAAACATCTTAGCTTCATCCACAATTAAATCTGTCACTAACCTCAATGCCAATGGTCTCTTAGTATTCGGTGGTTCAAAAGGTGTTAGTCACTCTTGCTCTGGTGATATCACTTCTGATGCCAAATCAACCCTCAATGTTGTTGCTGGTGCTATTCTCCATCTCGATGGTGATGCAGTTCTTGCTGGTACTCATAAATTAGTTGATGGTTCACAAATCATTGTAAACGGTAATGCTAATATCATCTCTGGTTTAACCTCAACTGGTTCAGCTCTTTCTCACTTTACTGTTGGTCCAACTGGTAGCTGTGTCCTCGGTAATACCCCAATGCCAACTCTCCCATCATTCCCAACCATCCCAGGTTTCCCATCATTCCCATCTGCTTCTCAAAAATCATGGAGTCATCACGGTCACTCAAATAATGGTAACAACGGTAACAACGGTAACAATGGTAACAATGGTAACAATGGTAACAACGGTAACAACGGTAACAACGGTAACAACAACGGTAATAACGGTAATAACGGTAATAACGGTAACAACGGTAACAATGGTAACAACGGTAACAATGGTAACAATGGTAACAATGGTAACAATGGTAACAACGGTAATAACGGTAACAATGGTCAATCATCAGGTTCAAACCAAATGCCATCAAGCACTATTTCATTCCCATCATCTGGTTCAGCATCATCTGGTTCATtcccatcatcatcaactggTTCAAACCAAATGCCATCAAGCACTATTTCATTCCCATCATCTGGTTCAGCCTCATCTGGTTCATTCCCATCATCTGGTTCAGCTTCATCTGGTTCATTCCCATCATCTGGTTCATCAAACAATGGTCAAACCTCAGGAAaatcaaccaccacaactactactacttccTCAAGCTCATCATCAAGCTCAATTACAAATATCAATGGTAATGTTATCATCCAAACTGGTGGTTCATTAGATGTTTTGGGTAAATGTAATGTTGGTTCAACTGTTCAAAACTTAGGTTCATTAACCCTCACTCAACCAATGGTCATTGCAGGTAATGCCTTCACTCAAACAAGTGCTACTGCCGTCTTAAATATGGTCGCTGGTGgttcaattgaatcaaaagTTATTGATTTCACTCATGGTACCATTCAAGGTGTTGGTGCTCTTAAATGTGGTACTTGTAACTTTGCCAATAAGATCGCTGCTAACCTCAACATTGTTGGTAACGTTAAAATGGCCGCAACTGCAACTGTCTATGCAAACATTGATGCTTTAATGTCAATCACCACCTCAACCCAAACCTCAATCTCTCAATCATCAACCAAGACTGTCAACGGTAAGACCACCACTCAATCATCATCAAGCTCATCATCATCCATCTCTAAACAATTCGTTCCAATGATCGTTTGTTCAGGTACTGCTGATGTTGCTGGTAACCTCAATGTCGTTGCCTCAGAAGCCAATCAAGCTAAAATTGCCTCTGGTACTGTATTCAAATTCATCTCAGCCCCAGTTGTTAAAGGTAATGTCTCCTCAGTTAGCTGTCTCACCTCAAGCACTGCTGCTGCTGCTCAACAAGCTGCCGgtgctgctgctgctgctgccCAAAAAGCTGCTATGGCTGCTGCCTCTAAAGTTTGGTCAATTGTAAATTCACCATGTAACTGTGAATGTGGATTGAAGAGATTATAAATTGATTCAACTCCTCCTCTCCAATgacaataaattaaaataatacaactcattcttatttttctttattctAACCAATGTATTTGTCAATTAActtattaactttttaaacacacccttttcaattttaaaacaataaaaatttacatattaaaatttaaaaaaaaaaaaaaaaaaaattttattttatgtcTAATAAGTTCTTaataagaaaattaaaaaaaatttgaattttttattaattaacaaTCGATTTCtgattattcaaaaaaattctggtactaatttttaaactttgTCCTCTAGGCAAGTCGATTtctgtctttttttttctcgaataattgtttaatatcattagtgtttaaaatttattcttttaaaaaatagataaaatgagataatttattttattttttctaatatttatttgagtTAATTTGAAAAGTATATTGGTTTATAATGAAATCTGTGAATTAATATTGGTTTGAccattcatttaaaataaaaaaattataaatttttttttaatttaattttttttttttaataatctattcaagttttaaataattaaatggtCAATATCATTgctcaatatttaaaaaaaaaaaacattaggataaaatttaaaaataaataaatgatccagatttaattcattttttttttatttaaaaactaattaataaaaaataaaaaaataggtattatctatttaatttaaattttttattctgtCTGcttatttatctttttaaaaataaaataattaaaacctttttttttttttttttttttttttttttttttgaaaaaaattttttcaaaaaaaaaaaaaaaagtccaacttgattaattttaatataactCTAATATgtattaaaatgaaatatttaataacattactatttatattcattttattcaattttataaattcaataaatgCCTACAAAGATAGAGAAATAGTTAGAACTCATTTACAAACTATTATTGGTACTGTAAGtacaatatataatataaaaaatgaacaTACTTTATTTGTTGTGTTtcttatattaattttttatttctttaaaataatattataataatataataataataataataataataataataataataataataataataataataataataataataataataataataataataataataataaattaaaataacaatataaataaaatttagtCTGGTACAGTTGACAATCATGATATATCAACTAAATTAGCACCAAGATTTAAAAGGGATTTATCAAAAAGTTTATTAGCTGTggattcaaaaattaatggtaaaaaGGTTGATATATTACCACATACACTCTatagaattttattttcttttgataatgataaatttaaaactagTTGGATTACAATTTGTGATGGAAATGGaacatatttaaatcaaatcgATTTTTCATTCACttattcaaatgataaaattttagatttaaaatgGCATTTAGAttgtatgtaaaaaaaaaaaaaattgcatatacaaatttatattcataatattaatatatattatttattgatatttgtttaatttatataaatagatAATACAGAAGAAGTTCATCATAAAAAGaaaccaaataatttttatataaattataaatggaAAGAGATTAAGGATAAAGATATTTCAAGTggattgtttattttatttttatttggaattTTAATTAGTTCAGTCTCTGtaatttatatcattttccAATTTACAGGTGTAAAACCTTCAAAATCATTACCATCATATTATCAAACACTAAatagtaattttaataataataataatagtaatggaaataatagttataataGGTCATACCAACAAAACTCATCACTACCATCACTaccatcacaacaacaacaacaacaacaacaacaacaacaacaacaacaacaacaacaacaacaacaacaacaacaacaacaacaacaacaacaatataatttatcaccaccaccacaacaacaacaacaacaacaacaacaatactaTCAAGAAGATAATTTTATAGATACAAGTGCAAATGGTAGATCGCcaactaaaaatataaataatctatcaccaacaaccacaacatcacattcatttgatgatgatgatgatgatgatgatgatgaacaaCAACCAGATATATCAGAAATGGAAtctttgtaaaaaataataaaaaaaaaagattaataaaaaaaaaaaaaaaataattaaaaaaattaaaaaaacactgtgtttattttaaattatttattgtaaaaTCAACGATTTTAGGTACTTGTTCCATTGCACCCATACCAATATCACcacaaaataatttcttttcaattggatcaattataaaaacatttggagaaattgattttaaagtttcaaTATGTTTAAAAGTGAATGGATTCTCCCACATCATAGTATTCATTGCGGGTGCTAAAATCATGGATTTATTCTTATAATCCCATGCCCTAATTAATGaagttaataaattatcacataacccatttgaaattttaccaAGTGTATTTGCTGAACATGgtgatattaatattgaatttgcCCAATTtcttaacttttttttttttttttttttttttttttatgttaaaTAAATGGAAATATTTAGGTTTATATATTTTCTTGTatgttaatatatttatcCCAATACATACATCAATATGAAGAGCActtctttttaataaatctacaTTTTCCCAttcatctttatctttatatattttacattttgaagaaataaattcaaaGT
This region of Dictyostelium discoideum AX4 chromosome 3 chromosome, whole genome shotgun sequence genomic DNA includes:
- the rsc12 gene encoding hypothetical protein encodes the protein MYYRKFVFLLLTLCVFGQSFVQSRTVTLDGTSCGKCQLESMISSLAGGALSSLDDVVIKGVPNAVYTIAKPVLCRAMNITSGTVNLASTIDLRGNLWIASGASMIITGAIKSVSNVFVTVDGIVTVRGGASLIANLNVNGKLNIEAGSLTVNGFIASATALPIVSGAGQLINNGKCIYNAVPTILGTGQFIVNGATQLSKGITCQDKAILSIASKATVDILANSIFAAPIAIASNAEIKLTSGNHVFNGVNGATNSIMTIVNGAVSLNAPSTCHTVDLTGAGSILVNSNSVINTIKAAATAQVNVAKAGLLNINGIADIKAILNLKDTANVVVAAKATANLLGGVNAIAQSQIQAMDSSILNMGKTCTLSQPIIMGKQAVMNAMEGTHSWTQGITSQVNSIINIGSKSNIIANKDCKFGILNLATGSNVNINSGTTIVQGALTTASNSALAVTNAVLNLKATSVIKSALSINAQAKAIFDSKVDLLAGITTHIDSTIDINHNVNILASSTIKSVTNLNANGLLVFGGSKGVSHSCSGDITSDAKSTLNVVAGAILHLDGDAVLAGTHKLVDGSQIIVNGNANIISGLTSTGSALSHFTVGPTGSCVLGNTPMPTLPSFPTIPGFPSFPSASQKSWSHHGHSNNGNNGNNGNNGNNGNNGNNGNNGNNGNNNGNNGNNGNNGNNGNNGNNGNNGNNGNNGNNGNNGNNGNNGQSSGSNQMPSSTISFPSSGSASSGSFPSSSTGSNQMPSSTISFPSSGSASSGSFPSSGSASSGSFPSSGSSNNGQTSGKSTTTTTTTSSSSSSSSITNINGNVIIQTGGSLDVLGKCNVGSTVQNLGSLTLTQPMVIAGNAFTQTSATAVLNMVAGGSIESKVIDFTHGTIQGVGALKCGTCNFANKIAANLNIVGNVKMAATATVYANIDALMSITTSTQTSISQSSTKTVNGKTTTQSSSSSSSSISKQFVPMIVCSGTADVAGNLNVVASEANQAKIASGTVFKFISAPVVKGNVSSVSCLTSSTAAAAQQAAGAAAAAAQKAAMAAASKVWSIVNSPCNCECGLKRL
- the ppcdc gene encoding phosphopantothenoylcysteine decarboxylase; this translates as MTITINNYNNDKKNLILGLTGSVATIKAKLLVEQLIQHFNLIVIPTETSLKFLSDQDFEFISSKCKIYKDKDEWENVDLLKRSALHIDLRNWANSILISPCSANTLGKISNGLCDNLLTSLIRAWDYKNKSMILAPAMNTMMWENPFTFKHIETLKSISPNVFIIDPIEKKLFCGDIGMGAMEQVPKIVDFTINNLK